The Acholeplasma laidlawii PG-8A DNA window TCAGGATCTAATAATTGTCTCCATGAGTAATCAAATGTATTTGCGTTGATTGGAGTACCATCTTGGAACTTCAGGTCAGTTCTAAGTGTGATTTCCCAAACAGTACCGTCTCCATTAACGTCTACTGGTTCCCCAGCTGCCATTCTTGGAACACGTGCATATGGTAATGATGCTGCATTTGTGAAGTCACCTACTTTTGTAGCTGTTCCTTCAGCAATTGCTTTATCCCAATCGTAGTCTCCTGTATATAGTGAATCTGTAACATAATCGAATAATTCACTAGCAGTTGCTAAACTTTCAGAATATGGGTTTAGTTTAGCTGTTCCGCTGGTGTAAGTACGATATGTATTATTATCTTTTGGAGTACATGCGACTAAAACTAATGCGCTTAGTAACACTAAAAGTGTAAATAATATTTTTTTCATTCTCTCTTTTCCTCTCTACCCAATTTATGGTATGAAAAGAGTTTACTATAATTGATTTATTTAGTCAACAATAATATTTCAAAAAAACGACAAATGTTGTAATGTAAACGTATTCATAGCGAAAAATTTTATTTTAACCCTAAAAATCGCCCTTTTATGATATACTTTCACTGTTTCCACTTACAATTTTTTAGGAGTTTTAGCGATGAGAGATAAAAGAAAGATTTTAAAACTATTAATAATAGATATATTGATTGGTTCCGTAGCTTTTGGTTTGTTTTACTTATATTCACCAGACTGGAAGTACTTCTTTGATTACTTCTATGTTACAGCTGCAATACTATTTGCTTTTGGCTGGATGGTATTTATTGCAAACGAGGGTGTCTTTGACTTATTTATTTATGGTGTTCAACAATTCTTCAAAGGTATTGTTGGTAAACGTATGAATGTGTCTTATCCAGAATATATTCAAGATCGACAGATTATTGACAGAATGACCTATATCATGTTGTGGGTTACTTCCCTTTTATTTGTTCTAACAGGTTTGATTATTCAACTAGCTATATAATATATATAAGGAAACAGGGCGTACCGATTAAGGTATGCCCTGTTTTTATTATTCACCGTAATATGTGGTTAATATATCTAATAATACAGTTTCATTATAGATGTTTCCAATTGGAATTGGATGTGTTGGTTCAATACCAAATTCATTTGGATGATAAACATACGGATCTGCTTCTGTACCAGTACCAGTTCTATACGCACTCATATTATTAGATGAGGTTGTAAATGCTGTACCATTAGGTAATAGAATTGGTGTAATACTTGATGTACCACCACCGGATGTTAATCCAATAATTGGACCTAAATTGTTTTCTTTAAAGATAGTAGTTAAACTGTTAGCCGCTGAAAAGGATGTTGGTGTTGTTAGTAGTCCCCAGTTTAAGTGATCATATGTTGGAACACCTTCAATTTTTACATATGAAGTTGAGTTAGACTTCGTATCTGCACTGATACTTGATACTGCAAAACTATTTTGTGTGATAAAGCCTATAACTCTATATAGTGCACCTACGTTACCACCTGTATTCCAAGTGATATCTAAAATCATGTTTTTTAAGTTAGTTGTTTGACTTAAGATGATATCCATGTAAAACTCCATAAATACTGCACTATCAGATTTAATTAGTGAATCTGAACTATTAACAAACTCAGGAACAACTGATTTTGTCATGTCAAACACGGATAATCCAACGATGAGTGACTTATAGGTATCATCATAAGAAGTTGAAGCATAATATTTTAAACCATCTACTTCTTTAGTAAATGTTAAGTTATTAGCTGATGCTGTAAACCCTAAACTAACAAGTGAAGCATTATAAGTTTGTAAATCTGTTCTAGTTAATCCTTTAATTAGTATTTCCACTACATTATTATCGTGATTTGATTGGTTATAGTAGAAATACTTACTTCCACCGTTCATTGCAGGGAATATATGACTTTCCACTTTCAAGATATCTAATACAGTTTGATTATTATAAGCTGTATCTTCAATAATATCTGCAGTAGAAAAACCATCTAAAGATAATACTGCAGATGTTTTAGCTTCATCTAAGAACCAGTAAAGTTTTCTATCTCTACCTGATGCATTCCATCCACTTGCTGCCTCGCCCCATTTTTTACCTATTTGAGCATCGGTTGCTACCATACCATCTAAATACCATTTCTTAAATCTATCACCAAAGTCATTTAAACTTGTAACAGAAGGTCCGGTATAAGTTGCACGGTTAAAATATCCTGGATAACCATAGGAAGTATGCGGCTCATCCACCACAAACGTTAAGAATTCATGGATAGATAAGTCAAGTCTTAATGCATTTCTTGTTAAGAATGAATCGCGTTTTTCAAATAATAGATCATAATAAGTTTCAACTTCACGTAGCTCTTTTAGACCATAGAAATAATCCATAGAAAATGCTAAGAAGTTAAATGTATGGATTGTAAGATCTGTTGGCAATGCTGTATTATTTTTAGTTGATGTTCTAATGGTTTCGTATGCATCTTCACCTTCACTTGGAAGTGAGTATACACCAAATAATCCATCATAGTTGTAGTACACATTATAATAACTAGATCCTGCAAAGAGTTGATTTGCCATGTAATATGGTAAAACAACATCCCCTTCAAATAAAACAATATCCATGTTATATTTACTTAAATCATAAACAACATCTACGCCTTCTGTATAATGAGCATTTGGATTTTCTCTATCATAAGTAATATGACGACCATAGTTTGTTGCTGTTGAATACACATAGCCCCAATAAAAACCAGGGTCTGGTGCTACCAATGTATTGGTTACAGTATCAATTGTGACATTAAGGTCATACGTTTTATCTTCATCTTCATCATAATAATCATATTGAATATAAAGTGATGTGTCATTTGTTTCATATGTTATATCAAGTGCTGGATCAATAAATCCAGTTAATAACTTCATGAAATCTTCAACACGAACATAAGGCACACTACCACCTTTTTCATATAGAAGTTCAATCTCACCATCTGAAACATCATATTCTTCTGTTAGATTTTTAAACGGCACTGTACGTCTATCTTCTAATTCAACATCTTTATTTTGATATAAGTCCACATCAAACTCATGATTAATTGTCACGCCGTTTAAAACAAACTTACCTGTAATCAATGTTGTATCTTCTGACTCACCGTCTAATAACGGTAAGATAATACCTGTATTTGAAACATATTTGTTTGCTGATGACCAGGAAATCACTGAATTATTAATTGGCCCCTTACTAAGTAAACTTAAGTCATAATATGTTTTGTATAATTGTTCACCTACTGCATCTATATCTTCATTAATCATGGCAGTGATTGTAGCAATATCAGTTGGATTTGCTTCATCATCCCAAGATGCATTTAAAGTGATATTAGACGTAATTGGTGTGTCAAATGAAAATGCAACATTTTCATTTGTTGTGTACCAGTATCTAAATACAAATCCCTCTTTATTTGGATCAGCTGGTGCTTCAATTAAACCATTCTTATCCACTTTGATTGGTTCAACAGGTGAACCACCCTTCGTATCAAAAGTTACTGTTAACTTTCCATCTGAGTTATTCGGTGTACAGGCTACAACAAATAACAATAAAAAGACAGCAACTATGAGTGTAGTTATTTTCTTCATTCTTTTACCTCTCTTATAAAATTGTAAATATGATATCACATTTTTTCAAAATCTATATACAAAATGTTTATAACAGTGTTTTTGCTGGTCTATATTAATTGACAATAAACCTAACAGTGGTTACAATAAAGGTATAACAACGTTCGTGGGAGGGGACTATGACAACCAAACAAAAGATTTATGAAAACGACATAGAATTATTTGCTTTAAACGGATACCATAACTTAGGTATGAGAGATCTTGCTAAAAGTGTCGGTATTAGGGCATCTTCTATTTATAACCACTATAAATCCAAAGAAGATATATTAATTGAAATAGCTCATGAACTTATGACTGAGTTATCAACATATGTCTATCCTCTATATAAGAGAATGGATTTAACACCGAGAGAGTTCTTCCTAAATTTATCTATTGAAACAAATAGATTTTTCGAACGTCCACAAATTAATAAGTTAACTAAACTGTTAATTCCACTAGAATTTGAAATACCTAGGTTAAAAGAATTACTACATGTTGAGTTCATTCAAAAACCTAGAACGGGTTTTAGTTACTACTTCCAAACACTGATGCGTAAAGGTCAAATGATGGAAGCTGATCCAATGCTTGCTGCCAAGATGTACCATTCATTCTTTGTATATCATTTCTACGAAAAATTCTTAAGCAATGAACCTGATGGTTTTTTAACTAAGTATGAAACATTATTTAGAAATCATATCAATTTATTTATGGATTACTTTAAGATACAATAAACACCAAGGCATGCGCATGTCTTGGTGTTTTCTTAATATTTTTGAACTATAGATTTGGGGGAAATCTTATGAATCAAAAACAAATATACTTTATTACAACTGTCTTATCTGTTGTATCCTTATGTCTTTATCTTTTTGCTTTTACTACTTTTGTTATTACAACTACTAACTTTAAAGGTATAGAACACTTCATCTACTGGTTAGTCATTCAAGTAACCATCACCTCTGTAAGTTTATATCAATATAAATTAGCAGTTTATGCCAAACCAACCGCATTTAAAATGTCACTACTTTACTTTTTACCCATCATCATCTATTCTATTTTTCAGGCATTAAATTTAGGGAGTGCAGATATAGATATGGTCTATATCATTATATACACAATCTTATTTTCTTTAATTAGTGTCCTATATTTATATGGTTTTATTAAATATAGACGTTAATATAAAAATATAGACGTTATTCAATGGATGAATAACGTCTTTTTTCTATAGTAATACAACTTTATCTTTACATGCCTCAATGGTTTCATCATCCCAAACGGATGCTTGAACTTCACCAATGTGTGCTTTTTCTAATAATATGAGACACAATCTACTTTGTCCAAT harbors:
- a CDS encoding DUF3899 domain-containing protein, translated to MRDKRKILKLLIIDILIGSVAFGLFYLYSPDWKYFFDYFYVTAAILFAFGWMVFIANEGVFDLFIYGVQQFFKGIVGKRMNVSYPEYIQDRQIIDRMTYIMLWVTSLLFVLTGLIIQLAI
- a CDS encoding TetR/AcrR family transcriptional regulator — protein: MTTKQKIYENDIELFALNGYHNLGMRDLAKSVGIRASSIYNHYKSKEDILIEIAHELMTELSTYVYPLYKRMDLTPREFFLNLSIETNRFFERPQINKLTKLLIPLEFEIPRLKELLHVEFIQKPRTGFSYYFQTLMRKGQMMEADPMLAAKMYHSFFVYHFYEKFLSNEPDGFLTKYETLFRNHINLFMDYFKIQ
- a CDS encoding S41 family peptidase, with the translated sequence MKKITTLIVAVFLLLFVVACTPNNSDGKLTVTFDTKGGSPVEPIKVDKNGLIEAPADPNKEGFVFRYWYTTNENVAFSFDTPITSNITLNASWDDEANPTDIATITAMINEDIDAVGEQLYKTYYDLSLLSKGPINNSVISWSSANKYVSNTGIILPLLDGESEDTTLITGKFVLNGVTINHEFDVDLYQNKDVELEDRRTVPFKNLTEEYDVSDGEIELLYEKGGSVPYVRVEDFMKLLTGFIDPALDITYETNDTSLYIQYDYYDEDEDKTYDLNVTIDTVTNTLVAPDPGFYWGYVYSTATNYGRHITYDRENPNAHYTEGVDVVYDLSKYNMDIVLFEGDVVLPYYMANQLFAGSSYYNVYYNYDGLFGVYSLPSEGEDAYETIRTSTKNNTALPTDLTIHTFNFLAFSMDYFYGLKELREVETYYDLLFEKRDSFLTRNALRLDLSIHEFLTFVVDEPHTSYGYPGYFNRATYTGPSVTSLNDFGDRFKKWYLDGMVATDAQIGKKWGEAASGWNASGRDRKLYWFLDEAKTSAVLSLDGFSTADIIEDTAYNNQTVLDILKVESHIFPAMNGGSKYFYYNQSNHDNNVVEILIKGLTRTDLQTYNASLVSLGFTASANNLTFTKEVDGLKYYASTSYDDTYKSLIVGLSVFDMTKSVVPEFVNSSDSLIKSDSAVFMEFYMDIILSQTTNLKNMILDITWNTGGNVGALYRVIGFITQNSFAVSSISADTKSNSTSYVKIEGVPTYDHLNWGLLTTPTSFSAANSLTTIFKENNLGPIIGLTSGGGTSSITPILLPNGTAFTTSSNNMSAYRTGTGTEADPYVYHPNEFGIEPTHPIPIGNIYNETVLLDILTTYYGE